One Lysinibacillus sp. OF-1 DNA segment encodes these proteins:
- a CDS encoding MMPL family transporter: MKKHPLEQWGSMVASKKGRLLALAFWVLLVVVLSFAWPQINSIESESGKNLPDTEMSEQAAAIIAEQFPNDAGTPLLLVWHRDSGLSIDDFTAIQGVYSELQAKPLAHQTMIPPFDQMPPQALMTSASENGTTIVTPVFFEKDVATDMLQDSLDHLTKVMERYQVQLDEKLSSDALHVRYSGPVGIATDAVSLFSQADVKLLIATVLLVLVLLIIIYRSPLLAIIPLIVVGLAYGVISPTLGFFADQGWIDKDSQAVSIMTVLLFGAGTDYCLFLISKYREILLDVEDKTAAMKLTVKESGGAILMSALTVVIGLATLSLAHYGAFQRFAVPFSFGVLVMGIAALVVLPAILVIIGRVAFFPFIPRTEEMANKKGKKQHKPSHKVSHKIGRFVTHKPWIVIAVTVILLGGLAAFVPRIQYTFDLLSSFPKDMPSREGFTLIEENFSPGELAPVQLVIDTEGTDINLQQQLADISYIDSVADVQTGDKNKAIQLYELTFNVNPYAKESLAHIPELQAEVIKMLEVQGLTSAEKHVWIGGETASQYDTQQITKRDETVIMPTMIALIALLLFVYLRSITATVYLLATVIISYFGALGAGWLILHHIMGAEAISGAIPLYSFVFLVALGEDYNIFMISEIWKKRKTADHLTAVEEGVVRTGSVITSAGLILAGTFAVLATLPIQVLVQFGVVTAIGVLLDTFIVRPLLVPAITTVLGKYAFWPGKLFKKEA, from the coding sequence ATGAAAAAACATCCACTTGAGCAATGGGGCTCAATGGTTGCAAGTAAAAAGGGTCGCTTATTAGCATTAGCTTTTTGGGTGTTATTAGTAGTGGTGCTGTCGTTTGCATGGCCACAAATCAATAGTATAGAAAGTGAATCCGGTAAAAATTTACCTGATACTGAAATGTCTGAGCAAGCAGCGGCGATTATTGCTGAGCAATTCCCTAACGATGCTGGAACACCTTTATTACTAGTTTGGCATCGTGACAGTGGTCTTAGCATTGATGATTTTACGGCTATCCAAGGTGTTTATAGCGAGCTTCAGGCAAAGCCCTTAGCCCATCAAACAATGATCCCACCATTTGATCAAATGCCACCACAGGCTTTAATGACTTCCGCTTCCGAAAATGGCACAACGATTGTGACACCAGTGTTTTTTGAAAAAGATGTCGCTACAGATATGCTACAGGATAGTTTAGATCATCTGACAAAGGTAATGGAACGCTATCAAGTTCAATTAGATGAGAAATTATCCAGTGATGCACTCCATGTCCGCTATTCTGGACCAGTTGGGATTGCCACTGATGCTGTCAGTTTATTTTCACAGGCAGACGTGAAATTATTAATAGCAACCGTATTGCTCGTTTTAGTATTACTTATTATCATTTATCGTTCACCATTACTGGCTATTATTCCTTTAATTGTTGTAGGTCTTGCCTATGGTGTTATTAGTCCGACACTTGGTTTCTTTGCTGACCAAGGATGGATAGATAAGGATTCGCAAGCAGTATCCATTATGACTGTTTTACTCTTTGGTGCAGGTACTGACTATTGTTTATTTTTAATTTCTAAATATAGAGAAATTCTCTTAGATGTTGAGGATAAGACTGCTGCTATGAAGCTGACTGTCAAAGAATCAGGTGGTGCCATTTTAATGAGTGCTTTGACGGTTGTCATTGGTCTAGCTACTCTTAGTCTTGCTCATTATGGTGCATTCCAACGCTTTGCTGTGCCATTTAGCTTTGGCGTGCTTGTAATGGGAATTGCAGCACTTGTTGTCCTACCAGCTATTCTTGTCATAATAGGACGTGTAGCTTTCTTTCCCTTCATCCCTCGTACTGAGGAAATGGCAAATAAAAAAGGTAAAAAGCAGCATAAACCTTCACATAAGGTTAGTCATAAAATCGGACGTTTTGTTACACATAAACCATGGATTGTTATTGCTGTAACAGTCATTTTACTCGGGGGATTGGCAGCATTCGTTCCACGTATTCAATACACGTTTGATCTGCTTTCATCCTTCCCAAAAGATATGCCGTCCCGAGAAGGCTTTACTTTAATAGAAGAGAATTTTTCTCCTGGAGAGCTAGCTCCTGTTCAATTGGTTATTGATACTGAAGGTACCGATATTAATTTACAGCAACAACTTGCTGACATCTCTTATATTGATAGTGTTGCAGATGTACAAACTGGCGATAAAAATAAGGCTATTCAATTGTACGAATTAACTTTCAATGTCAACCCCTATGCAAAGGAATCATTAGCCCATATTCCTGAGCTTCAAGCTGAGGTAATTAAAATGTTGGAGGTACAGGGGCTCACTAGTGCTGAGAAGCATGTTTGGATTGGTGGAGAAACAGCCAGCCAATACGATACACAACAAATAACTAAGCGTGATGAGACCGTGATCATGCCAACCATGATTGCTTTAATCGCATTATTATTGTTTGTTTATTTACGCTCTATTACTGCTACGGTTTATTTATTAGCAACCGTTATTATTTCCTACTTTGGAGCATTAGGTGCTGGATGGCTAATTTTGCATCATATCATGGGTGCAGAAGCCATTTCTGGAGCTATACCACTGTATTCCTTCGTGTTCCTAGTAGCACTCGGAGAAGATTATAATATCTTTATGATCTCAGAAATTTGGAAAAAGCGTAAAACTGCTGATCATTTAACAGCTGTAGAAGAAGGTGTCGTCCGAACAGGAAGTGTTATTACATCCGCTGGACTCATCTTGGCAGGTACGTTTGCTGTGTTGGCAACTTTACCGATTCAGGTGCTTGTTCAATTTGGTGTCGTTACAGCCATCGGTGTGCTTCTCGATACATTTATTGTACGTCCATTGCTTGTACCAGCAATCACAACAGTACTAGGTAAATATGCATTTTGGCCAGGGAAGTTATTTAAAAAAGAGGCATAA
- a CDS encoding TetR/AcrR family transcriptional regulator produces MKQSPRVLGRPRHDGNAKPTKDLVLETATRLFIKEGYKNISMDDVAKACNVTKATIYYYYPTKGELYTSALIAMMDRIKLSILEILEQPIPFKERLEQLVAVHLSATIDIDMKNFMKEATINLSEPQLKQVQASENDMYQTIEQTMQVEMDNGTIRKGNAKFFAHNFMALMTVGYFKDGDGKTLLGSVDVTAKEVTNFFWLSVENK; encoded by the coding sequence TTGAAACAATCACCGCGTGTTCTCGGGAGACCTCGCCATGATGGAAATGCGAAACCAACAAAAGATCTTGTCCTTGAAACGGCCACAAGACTTTTTATTAAAGAAGGCTACAAAAATATTTCGATGGATGATGTAGCTAAAGCTTGTAACGTAACAAAGGCGACTATCTATTACTACTACCCAACTAAAGGTGAATTATATACATCTGCATTAATTGCTATGATGGATCGAATCAAGCTATCTATCCTAGAAATTTTAGAGCAGCCTATACCATTTAAAGAGCGATTAGAGCAGCTTGTGGCAGTTCATTTATCAGCGACTATCGATATTGATATGAAAAATTTTATGAAAGAGGCAACCATCAATTTATCGGAACCACAGCTGAAACAAGTACAGGCATCTGAAAATGATATGTATCAAACAATAGAGCAGACCATGCAAGTGGAGATGGATAATGGCACGATTCGAAAAGGAAATGCTAAATTTTTCGCTCATAACTTTATGGCATTAATGACAGTAGGATATTTTAAAGATGGCGACGGTAAAACTTTGCTAGGCTCAGTAGATGTGACGGCAAAGGAAGTAACAAATTTCTTTTGGCTGTCTGTTGAAAATAAATAA
- a CDS encoding class I SAM-dependent methyltransferase, whose protein sequence is MNSTEQRLPTHLFLAKLGKTILRPGGKEATNRILEACQLHEDSHVLEVATNTGATAIHIAKAYNAKVSGIDINKEAVQKAKEIIIRENVQHLVQIQQGNATQLPFDDATFDVVINEAMLTMLPQELKEQALAEYRRVLKPGGILATHDLVVKASSEESVTDEIEALRNVIVVKAQPLSKQHWQTLVENTGFKPVDVHTGELHLVSLVGLIRDEGLDGLIRIIENARKNSDDEQYFLEIIEHFDHARHHFGHITIIAKKQG, encoded by the coding sequence ATGAATTCGACAGAACAGCGTTTACCTACACATCTCTTTTTAGCGAAGTTAGGAAAGACAATTTTACGTCCAGGTGGAAAGGAGGCTACGAACCGAATATTAGAGGCTTGTCAGCTACATGAAGATAGCCATGTCCTAGAGGTGGCTACGAATACAGGAGCGACAGCAATACATATTGCTAAAGCATACAATGCTAAAGTAAGTGGAATTGATATTAATAAAGAGGCAGTTCAAAAAGCAAAAGAAATTATTATTCGTGAAAATGTACAGCATCTCGTTCAAATTCAACAAGGAAATGCTACACAATTACCATTTGATGATGCAACCTTCGATGTGGTTATAAATGAAGCGATGCTCACAATGCTACCACAGGAATTAAAAGAACAGGCTTTAGCTGAATATAGGAGGGTTTTGAAGCCAGGCGGTATTTTAGCAACACATGATTTAGTTGTTAAAGCATCAAGTGAAGAAAGTGTTACTGATGAAATTGAGGCACTGCGTAATGTCATTGTTGTGAAGGCACAGCCACTATCAAAGCAGCATTGGCAAACTTTAGTTGAAAATACAGGATTCAAACCTGTAGATGTGCATACTGGAGAACTCCACTTAGTATCTTTGGTAGGGCTTATACGAGATGAGGGCTTAGATGGTTTAATACGTATCATTGAAAATGCACGGAAAAATTCGGATGATGAGCAATATTTCCTTGAAATAATTGAGCATTTTGATCATGCTCGCCATCATTTTGGTCACATTACCATCATTGCAAAAAAGCAAGGATAG
- a CDS encoding ABC transporter ATP-binding protein: MKTAIQFEHVSKFFGTKQIIKDCHLSLQEGEVVAIVGPSGCGKTTFLHLATNVLQPTSGHITCITDKLGYVFQEPRLLPWCTLYENVTFSCNGVVDRSQIMNLLARVKLDNEMDAFPKQLSGGMKQRVSIVRAFACKPKLIMMDEPFSALDYWIKKELVQDLIDLIENEQVGMFYVTHDYEEAATVADRIINIAYANEGIYKEIVLDTPRKHRNFDYIKNIEYQLLQL; the protein is encoded by the coding sequence ATGAAAACAGCAATTCAATTTGAACACGTATCTAAATTTTTTGGAACGAAGCAAATTATTAAAGATTGTCATTTAAGTTTGCAAGAAGGCGAAGTGGTGGCTATTGTTGGACCTTCAGGATGTGGAAAAACTACCTTTTTACATCTTGCAACGAATGTACTACAGCCAACATCTGGTCATATTACATGCATCACAGATAAATTGGGTTATGTATTTCAAGAACCAAGGTTATTACCATGGTGTACATTATATGAAAATGTCACATTTAGCTGTAATGGTGTAGTAGATAGATCTCAAATTATGAATCTATTAGCTCGCGTTAAGCTTGACAATGAAATGGATGCGTTTCCTAAGCAATTATCTGGTGGCATGAAGCAGCGAGTTTCAATTGTTAGAGCATTTGCATGCAAGCCTAAGCTTATTATGATGGATGAACCTTTTTCAGCATTAGATTATTGGATAAAAAAAGAACTTGTGCAGGACCTTATTGATTTAATAGAAAATGAGCAAGTAGGTATGTTTTATGTAACTCATGACTATGAAGAAGCTGCAACGGTAGCAGACCGCATTATTAATATTGCGTATGCAAATGAAGGAATCTACAAGGAAATAGTTTTAGATACACCAAGAAAACATCGTAACTTTGATTATATAAAAAATATTGAATATCAATTATTACAACTTTAA
- a CDS encoding ABC transporter substrate-binding protein: MKKWPIVSLLIVCLTVVLTACGNTEKAKQDQEPEKSVQATTEQPSVSKVEKMTIQAPAGISIAAPLYKMIDDKSLLEGAEDVEFLTWNTPDELRARISGGQVQVSAVPTYVGANLYNKGVDIQLVNTLIWGILYFIGPEGEAISWEDLKGKTVHVPFKGDMPALVFQYLLQKNGLDIEKDLTVEYTATPQEVVQLLAAGKAQYAVLPEHTASLVIAKAKKEGIALQKSMSLQEEWAAATGKAPRIPQAGLVVDKALIQEHPETVALLQAKIEESIQFLKDNPEAAGELLASYQEGLDPTFIAGLLPYLNIEFVTAQEAKEELEFFFEQLASLSPDIIGGQLPDDDFYYEP; the protein is encoded by the coding sequence ATGAAAAAATGGCCTATAGTAAGTCTTTTAATAGTATGTCTTACAGTTGTCTTAACGGCTTGTGGCAATACAGAAAAAGCAAAGCAAGATCAAGAACCAGAGAAAAGTGTACAAGCTACTACTGAACAACCAAGTGTATCAAAGGTTGAAAAAATGACTATTCAGGCACCGGCAGGTATTTCGATTGCTGCACCACTCTATAAAATGATTGATGATAAATCGTTACTAGAAGGTGCAGAGGATGTTGAGTTTCTAACTTGGAATACTCCTGACGAATTACGTGCACGTATCAGTGGAGGTCAGGTGCAAGTGTCTGCTGTGCCAACATATGTAGGTGCTAACCTTTACAATAAAGGTGTAGACATTCAATTGGTAAATACATTAATTTGGGGTATTTTATATTTTATTGGACCAGAGGGTGAAGCAATATCATGGGAGGATTTAAAAGGTAAAACGGTCCATGTACCATTTAAGGGAGATATGCCAGCATTAGTATTTCAGTATTTATTACAGAAAAACGGGCTAGATATAGAGAAAGATTTAACGGTGGAATATACAGCAACTCCTCAGGAGGTTGTCCAATTATTAGCGGCTGGCAAAGCACAATATGCTGTATTACCAGAGCATACTGCTTCCCTTGTTATTGCGAAGGCGAAAAAAGAGGGAATTGCCCTACAAAAATCAATGAGTCTACAAGAGGAATGGGCAGCAGCAACAGGAAAGGCACCGCGTATTCCTCAAGCTGGCCTTGTTGTGGATAAGGCATTAATTCAAGAGCACCCAGAAACTGTAGCATTGCTACAAGCAAAAATAGAGGAATCTATTCAATTTTTAAAAGATAATCCTGAAGCTGCTGGCGAGCTATTGGCATCATATCAAGAAGGGCTTGATCCAACCTTTATTGCAGGGTTATTACCTTATTTAAATATCGAATTTGTCACGGCGCAAGAAGCCAAGGAA